A single window of Salminus brasiliensis chromosome 18, fSalBra1.hap2, whole genome shotgun sequence DNA harbors:
- the LOC140538824 gene encoding uncharacterized protein encodes MQKLPKPKTRTGTRGERHTPPPDNQHPQYPHSVSSSASSSVSSSAPNSVSSSASSSVSSSAPNSVSSSVSSSASSSVSSSAPNSVSSSVSSSASSSVSSSAPNSVSSSAPSSASSSVSSSAPNSVSSSAPSSASSSSSSAPSSVSSSAPNSIPSSAPNSTPSLVSSSAPSSVPSSVSSSASSSALNSTPSSVSSSAPNSTSSSAPSSVYSSGPSSTSSSGPSSAPSSASSSAPQFRPQCISSSAPSSVPSSVSSSASSSAPNSTPSSVSSSAPNSTLSSVSSSAPNSTSSSAPTSSSASSSASSSASSSAPNSAPNSVSSSSSSSASSSASSSAPNSAPNSVSSSASSSAPNSVSSSASSSAPNSVSSSVSSSASTSSSAPNSVSSSTSSSAPNSVSSSVSSSASSSAPNSVSSSASSSASSSASSSASSSASSSASSSAPNSAPNSVSSSAPSSVSSSAPNSVSSSASSSASSSASSSASSSASSSASTSSSAPNSVSSSTSSSAPNSVSSSVSSSASSSAPNSVSSSASSSASSSASSSASSSASSSASSSASSSAPNSAPNSVSSSAPIQSPVPPPVQSLIQPLIQSPVPPPVLPPVPPPVQSLIQPLIQSPVPPPVQSPVPPPQ; translated from the exons ttcagtctccagttcagcctccagttcagtctccagttcagcccctaattcagtctccagttcagcctccagttcagtctccagttcagcccctaattcagtctccagttcagtctccagttcagcctccagttcagtctccagttcagcccctaattcagtctccagttcagtctccagttcagcctccagttcagtctccagttcagcccctaattcagtctccagttcagcCCCTAGTTCAGCCTCCAgttcagtctccagttcagcccctaattcagtctccagttcagcCCCCAGTTCAGCCTCCAgttca tccagttcagcccccagttcagtctccagttcagcCCCGAATTCAATCCCCAGTTCAGCCCCGAATTCAACCCCCAGTTTAGTCTCCAGTTCAGCACCCAGTTCAGTCCCCAgttcagtctccagttcagcCTCCAGTTCAGCCCTGAATTCAACCCCCAgttcagtctccagttcagcCCCTAATTCAACCTCCAGTTCAGCCCCTAGTTCAGTCTACAGTTCAGGCCCAAGTTCAACCTCCAGTTCAGGCCCCAGTTCAGCCCCCAGTTCAGCCTCCAGTTCAGCCCCCCAGTTCAGGCCCCAGTGCA tctccagttcagcACCCAGTTCAGTCCCCAgttcagtctccagttcagcCTCCAGTTCAGCCCCGAATTCAACCCCCAgttcagtctccagttcagcCCCTAATTCAACCCTCAgttcagtctccagttcagcCCCTAATTCAACCTCCAGTTCAGCCCCTA CCTCCAGTTCCGCCTCCAGTTCAGCCTCCAGTTCTGCCTCCAGTTCAGCCCCTAATTCAGCCCCTAATTCAGTCTCCAGTTCCTCCTCTAGTTCGGCCTCCAGTTCTGCCTCCAGTTCAGCCCCTAATTCAGCCCCTAATTCAGTCTCCAGTTCCGCCTCCAGTTCAGCCCCTAATTCAGTCTCCAGTTCCGCCTCCAGTTCAGCCCCTAATTCAGTTTCCAGTTCAGTCTCCAGTTCCGCCTCCA CCTCCAGTTCAGCCCCTAATTCAGTCTCCAGTTCCACCTCCAGTTCAGCCCCTAattcagtctccagttcagtcTCCAGTTCCGCCTCCAGTTCAGCCCCTAATTCAGTCTCCAGTTCCGCCTCCAGTTCAGCCTCCAGTTCTGCCTCCAGTTCCGCCTCCAGTTCAGCCTCCAGTTCTGCCTCCAGTTCAGCCCCTAATTCAGCCCCTAattcagtctccagttcagcccctagttcagtctccagttcagcCCCTAATTCAGTCTCCAGTTCCGCCTCCAGTTCAGCCTCCAGTTCTGCCTCCAGTTCCGCCTCCAGTTCCGCCTCCAGTTCAGCCTCCA CCTCCAGTTCAGCCCCTAATTCAGTCTCCAGTTCCACCTCCAGTTCAGCCCCTAattcagtctccagttcagtcTCCAGTTCCGCCTCCAGTTCAGCCCCTAATTCAGTCTCCAGTTCCGCCTCCAGTTCAGCCTCCAGTTCAGCCTCCAGTTCTGCCTCCAGTTCCGCCTCCAGTTCAGCCTCCAGTTCTGCCTCCAGTTCAGCCCCTAATTCAGCCCCTAattcagtctccagttcagccccta TTCAGTCTCCAGTTCCGCCTCCAGTTCAGTCTCTAATTCAGCCCCTAATTCAGTCTCCAGTTCCGCCTCCAGTTCTGCCTCCAGTTCCGCCTCCAGTTCAGTCTCTAATTCAGCCCCTAATTCAGTCTCCAGTTCCGCCTCCAGTTCAGTCTCCAGTTCCGCCTCCACAATGA